Proteins found in one Cellulomonas palmilytica genomic segment:
- the ribD gene encoding bifunctional diaminohydroxyphosphoribosylaminopyrimidine deaminase/5-amino-6-(5-phosphoribosylamino)uracil reductase RibD encodes MTSTGDERAAMTRAFELARRGPEHDPNPRVGCVLLRPDPSGTGAATVGEGWHRGAGTPHAEVAALADAVARGEDTRGVTAVVTLEPCSHTGRTGPCTEALLAAGVARIVVAVRDPNPVAAGGVEILRAAGVDVVTDVLADEGRALLGSWLPSVGADRPFVTLKTATTLDGRIAAADGSSRWITSSVARRHAHELRAQVDAIVVGTGTALRDDPSLTARTADGALAATQPLRVVVGHRDVPPGARLHGPGGALVQVRTHDPAQVLRELAWRGARRVLVEGGPTLAAAFLRAGLVDEVHAYVAPVLLGAGPSAVGDLGITSIAAAVRLEPVSVLPLGPDVLVVATPLREV; translated from the coding sequence ATGACGAGCACAGGCGACGAGCGCGCGGCGATGACGCGCGCGTTCGAGCTCGCGCGGCGCGGCCCCGAGCACGACCCGAACCCCCGCGTCGGCTGCGTCCTGCTGCGGCCCGACCCGTCGGGCACCGGCGCGGCGACCGTGGGCGAGGGCTGGCACCGCGGCGCGGGCACGCCGCATGCCGAGGTCGCGGCCCTCGCCGACGCGGTCGCGCGCGGCGAGGACACGCGCGGCGTCACCGCGGTCGTCACGCTCGAGCCCTGCTCGCACACCGGCCGCACGGGCCCGTGCACCGAGGCGCTGCTCGCGGCGGGCGTCGCGCGCATCGTCGTCGCGGTGCGGGACCCCAACCCCGTCGCGGCGGGCGGCGTCGAGATCCTGCGCGCGGCGGGCGTCGACGTCGTCACGGACGTGCTGGCCGACGAGGGGCGCGCGCTGCTGGGCTCGTGGCTGCCGTCGGTGGGCGCCGACCGACCGTTCGTCACGCTCAAGACCGCCACCACGCTCGACGGCCGGATCGCCGCTGCGGACGGGTCGAGCCGGTGGATCACGTCGTCCGTGGCGCGTCGCCACGCGCACGAGCTGCGGGCCCAGGTCGACGCGATCGTCGTCGGCACGGGCACCGCGCTGCGCGACGACCCCTCGCTCACGGCCCGCACCGCGGACGGAGCCCTCGCCGCAACCCAGCCGTTGCGCGTCGTGGTCGGGCACCGCGACGTCCCGCCGGGCGCGCGTCTGCACGGCCCCGGCGGCGCACTCGTCCAGGTGCGCACGCACGACCCCGCCCAGGTGCTGCGCGAGCTCGCGTGGCGCGGCGCCCGGCGCGTGCTCGTCGAGGGCGGTCCGACGCTCGCCGCCGCGTTCCTGCGCGCGGGCCTCGTCGACGAGGTGCACGCGTACGTCGCACCCGTCCTGCTGGGTGCCGGGCCGTCCGCCGTCGGCGACCTCGGCATCACGTCCATCGCCGCAGCCGTGCGGCTCGAGCCGGTCAGCGTGCTGCCGCTCGGGCCGGACGTGCTCGTCGTCGCCACACCCCTGCGGGAGGTCTGA
- a CDS encoding riboflavin synthase, which yields MFTGIVEELGSVVAVEDRGQDARLVVRGPLVVSDAHRGDSIAVDGVCLTVSELPGDGTFAADVMPESLRRTALGTLRAGAPVNLERALAVGGRYGGHVVQGHVDGVGAVLRRDPGERWDEVEIGLPGELARYVAEKGSIAVSGVSLTVTHVGDESFGVSLIPTTLAHTTLGTLVVGSPVNLEVDVLAKYAERLLTAVAR from the coding sequence ATGTTCACCGGGATCGTCGAGGAGCTGGGCTCCGTCGTCGCCGTCGAGGACCGCGGGCAGGACGCCCGCCTGGTCGTGCGGGGGCCGCTCGTCGTGTCCGACGCGCACCGGGGCGACTCGATCGCCGTCGACGGCGTGTGTCTCACGGTGAGCGAGCTGCCGGGGGACGGGACGTTCGCCGCCGACGTCATGCCGGAGTCGTTGCGGCGCACCGCGCTCGGCACGCTGCGGGCGGGTGCACCGGTCAACCTCGAGCGCGCGCTGGCCGTCGGCGGGCGGTACGGCGGGCACGTCGTGCAGGGGCACGTCGACGGCGTCGGCGCCGTGCTGCGGCGCGATCCGGGGGAGCGGTGGGACGAGGTCGAGATCGGCCTGCCGGGCGAGCTCGCGCGGTACGTCGCCGAGAAGGGCTCGATCGCGGTGTCGGGCGTCTCCTTGACCGTGACGCACGTCGGCGACGAGTCGTTCGGGGTCTCGCTCATCCCGACGACGCTCGCGCACACGACCCTGGGCACGCTCGTCGTGGGCTCGCCCGTGAACCTGGAGGTGGACGTGCTCGCGAAGTACGCCGAGCGGCTGCTGACGGCGGTGGCGCGATGA
- the ribB gene encoding 3,4-dihydroxy-2-butanone-4-phosphate synthase — MTDVVTGTVEDALEALRRGRPVLVADSPDRENEADVILAAESATPEWVAWTIRHSSGYLCAPMPASRADALDLPLMVPHSQDPRRTAYTVTVDAATGVTTGISAADRARTLRVLADPASGPVDLIRPGHVLPLRAVPGGVLHRAGHTEAAVDLCRLAGLRPVGAIAELVNDDGTMVRLTQASRIAQDEGLVLLTIADLVAWRREHDDTVEPPTAGDGRPRVHATHTAYLPTRHGDFRIHGFRDLRTGDEHVALVPTRGLAAVPVVRVHSECLTGDAFGSARCDCGPQLDAALRLAAEQGGAVVYLRGHEGRGIGLLAKVAAYALQDEGRDTVEANLDLGWPADRREYGAAAAILRDLGVDRVQLLTNNPAKVAGLRAHGVDVVEVRGLEVGRTPQNEEYLRTKARSMGHLLHLDDPADVREPIPVNPVHAAPATPGADRTDHTYAPLEELA, encoded by the coding sequence ATGACCGACGTCGTGACGGGCACCGTCGAGGACGCGCTCGAGGCGCTGCGGCGGGGCCGCCCCGTGCTGGTCGCGGACTCGCCCGACCGCGAGAACGAGGCCGACGTCATCCTGGCCGCCGAGTCCGCGACACCCGAGTGGGTGGCCTGGACCATCCGCCACTCGTCGGGCTACCTGTGCGCGCCGATGCCCGCGAGCCGCGCCGACGCGCTCGACCTGCCGCTCATGGTCCCGCACAGCCAGGACCCGCGTCGCACCGCCTACACCGTGACGGTCGACGCCGCGACGGGCGTGACCACCGGGATCTCGGCCGCGGACCGCGCCCGGACGCTGCGCGTCCTGGCGGACCCCGCGAGCGGGCCCGTCGACCTCATCCGGCCCGGGCACGTGCTCCCGCTGCGCGCGGTGCCCGGCGGCGTGCTGCACCGCGCGGGGCACACCGAGGCGGCCGTCGACCTGTGCCGGCTCGCGGGCCTGCGGCCCGTGGGCGCGATCGCCGAGCTCGTGAACGACGACGGCACGATGGTCCGGCTCACGCAGGCGTCCCGGATCGCGCAGGACGAGGGCCTCGTGCTGCTGACGATCGCGGACCTGGTCGCGTGGCGGCGCGAGCACGACGACACCGTCGAGCCGCCCACCGCCGGCGACGGACGCCCGCGCGTGCACGCGACGCACACCGCGTACCTGCCGACCAGGCACGGCGACTTCCGCATCCACGGCTTCCGCGACCTGCGTACGGGCGACGAGCACGTCGCGCTCGTGCCGACGCGCGGCCTCGCCGCGGTGCCCGTCGTGCGCGTGCACTCGGAGTGCCTCACGGGAGACGCGTTCGGCTCGGCGCGCTGCGACTGCGGTCCGCAGCTCGACGCCGCGCTGCGGCTCGCCGCCGAGCAGGGCGGCGCCGTCGTGTACCTGCGCGGGCACGAGGGCCGGGGGATCGGGCTGCTCGCCAAGGTCGCGGCGTACGCGCTGCAGGACGAGGGCCGCGACACGGTCGAGGCGAACCTCGACCTCGGCTGGCCCGCCGACCGGCGCGAGTACGGCGCCGCGGCCGCGATCCTGCGCGACCTCGGCGTCGACCGCGTCCAGCTCCTGACGAACAACCCCGCCAAGGTCGCGGGGCTGCGCGCGCACGGGGTGGACGTGGTCGAGGTGCGCGGCCTCGAGGTGGGCCGCACGCCCCAGAACGAGGAGTACCTGCGCACCAAGGCGCGCTCGATGGGGCACCTGCTGCACCTCGACGACCCGGCCGACGTGCGCGAGCCGATCCCGGTCAACCCGGTGCACGCGGCACCCGCGACCCCCGGTGCGGACCGCACCGACCACACCTACGCACCCCTGGAGGAGCTCGCATGA
- the ribH gene encoding 6,7-dimethyl-8-ribityllumazine synthase, giving the protein MSGAGAPSITVDGTGLRVVVVAASWHQVVMDGLIDGAVRALAEAHVENLTVVRVPGTFELPVAAAVAARGGADAVVALGVVIRGGTPHFEYVCAGATNGLTDVAVTTGVPVGFGVLTCDDEQQALDRAGLPGSSEDKGYEAAQAAVATVAALRGLGPA; this is encoded by the coding sequence ATGAGCGGCGCCGGAGCACCCAGCATCACCGTCGACGGGACCGGCCTGCGCGTCGTCGTCGTCGCGGCCTCGTGGCACCAGGTCGTCATGGACGGCCTGATCGACGGCGCGGTGCGCGCGCTGGCCGAGGCGCACGTCGAGAACCTCACGGTCGTGCGCGTGCCGGGCACGTTCGAGCTACCCGTCGCGGCGGCCGTCGCGGCGCGCGGCGGCGCGGACGCCGTGGTCGCGCTCGGCGTCGTGATCCGGGGTGGGACCCCGCACTTCGAGTACGTGTGCGCGGGCGCGACGAACGGCCTGACGGACGTCGCGGTGACCACGGGCGTGCCCGTCGGGTTCGGCGTCCTGACGTGCGACGACGAGCAGCAGGCGCTCGACCGTGCCGGGCTGCCCGGCTCGAGCGAGGACAAGGGCTACGAGGCGGCGCAGGCCGCGGTCGCCACGGTGGCCGCGCTGCGCGGGCTGGGTCCCGCGTGA
- the pnuC gene encoding nicotinamide riboside transporter PnuC: MTGPLGWLFDATVTVAGHDILWREVVGNLFGLASAVGGLRRRVWAWPVGIVGNVLLFTVFLGAVFGTPQDRDLYGQAGRQVFFVVVSVYGWVRWSRTRRDARASGVPDAPAVEPRWAGLRGWAVLGPAAVVGTVGFAWVFRELGSWGPWADAWIFTGSLLATYGMARGYIEFWLIWIAVDIVGVPLLLSAGYYPSAVLYLVYGGVVTYGFVVWWRARRVGPALQVRADAVTGPVTDAATVPAAEPATSALGATSTLGRREDV; this comes from the coding sequence GTGACCGGACCGCTCGGCTGGCTGTTCGACGCGACCGTGACGGTCGCGGGCCACGACATCCTCTGGCGGGAGGTCGTCGGGAACCTGTTCGGCCTCGCGTCCGCCGTCGGTGGGCTGCGCCGGCGGGTGTGGGCGTGGCCGGTCGGGATCGTCGGCAACGTCCTGCTGTTCACGGTCTTCCTCGGTGCCGTGTTCGGCACGCCGCAGGACCGGGACCTGTACGGGCAGGCCGGGCGGCAGGTGTTCTTCGTCGTCGTGTCGGTGTACGGCTGGGTGCGCTGGAGCCGGACGCGCCGCGACGCGCGTGCCTCCGGAGTCCCCGACGCGCCCGCCGTCGAGCCACGATGGGCGGGACTGCGCGGGTGGGCGGTGCTCGGCCCCGCAGCGGTCGTCGGGACGGTGGGGTTCGCCTGGGTGTTCCGCGAGCTCGGCTCGTGGGGTCCGTGGGCCGACGCCTGGATCTTCACCGGCTCGCTGCTCGCGACGTACGGCATGGCGCGCGGGTACATCGAGTTCTGGCTCATCTGGATCGCGGTGGACATCGTCGGCGTCCCGCTCCTGCTCTCGGCGGGCTACTACCCGTCCGCCGTCCTGTACCTGGTCTACGGCGGCGTCGTCACCTACGGGTTCGTCGTGTGGTGGCGCGCGCGGCGCGTCGGACCGGCGCTGCAGGTCCGGGCGGACGCGGTGACGGGGCCGGTGACGGACGCGGCGACCGTCCCAGCCGCCGAACCTGCGACGAGCGCCCTGGGCGCAACGTCTACCCTTGGGCGACGTGAAGACGTTTGA
- a CDS encoding phosphoribosyl-ATP diphosphatase, with amino-acid sequence MKTFESLFAELSEKAVTRPAGSGTVAELDAGVHAIGKKIVEEAAEVWMAAEHEGDERTAEEISQLLYHLQVLMVARGLTLDDVYAHL; translated from the coding sequence GTGAAGACGTTTGAGTCGCTGTTCGCCGAGCTGTCCGAGAAGGCGGTGACCAGGCCCGCGGGCTCGGGCACGGTCGCCGAGCTGGACGCCGGCGTGCACGCGATCGGCAAGAAGATCGTCGAGGAGGCGGCCGAGGTCTGGATGGCCGCGGAGCACGAGGGTGACGAGCGCACGGCCGAGGAGATCTCGCAGCTCCTCTACCACCTGCAGGTGCTCATGGTGGCGCGCGGGCTCACGCTCGACGACGTCTACGCGCACCTGTAG
- the hisG gene encoding ATP phosphoribosyltransferase encodes MLRIAVPNKGSLSEPAVEMLREAGYRQRRDSRELVLPDPDNDVEFFFLRPRDIAVYVGAGTVDVGITGRDLLLDSESAAVEHLGLGFARSTFRFATTAGAMSDIAQIAGKRVATSYPVLVRSTLAQRGVEPAGVVRLDGAVESAIRLGVADVIADVVETGSTLRAAGLEVFGEALLHSEAVLARRSDVEAPEGLDVLTRRLQGVLTARQYVLMDYDCPIDLVEQAVAITPGLESPTVSPLHNREWAAVRAMVRRDQTNRVMDQLYDLGARAILVTSIHACRL; translated from the coding sequence GTGCTGCGCATCGCCGTCCCCAACAAGGGCTCGCTGTCCGAGCCCGCCGTCGAGATGCTGCGGGAGGCGGGCTACCGCCAGCGCCGCGACTCGCGCGAGCTCGTCCTGCCCGACCCGGACAACGACGTCGAGTTCTTCTTCCTGCGGCCGCGCGACATCGCGGTCTACGTGGGGGCGGGGACCGTCGACGTCGGCATCACCGGTCGTGACCTGCTGCTCGACTCCGAGTCCGCCGCGGTCGAGCACCTGGGGCTCGGCTTCGCGCGCTCGACGTTCCGGTTCGCGACGACCGCGGGCGCGATGAGCGACATCGCACAGATCGCCGGCAAGCGCGTCGCCACGTCCTACCCGGTGCTCGTGCGCAGCACGCTCGCCCAGCGGGGTGTGGAGCCCGCGGGCGTCGTGCGCCTGGACGGCGCGGTCGAGTCCGCGATCCGCCTGGGCGTCGCGGACGTCATCGCGGACGTCGTCGAGACCGGCTCGACGCTGCGGGCCGCCGGGCTCGAGGTGTTCGGCGAGGCCCTGCTGCACTCCGAGGCCGTCCTCGCGCGCCGCTCGGACGTCGAGGCGCCCGAGGGGCTCGACGTGCTCACGCGTCGCCTGCAGGGTGTGCTCACCGCGCGCCAGTACGTCCTCATGGACTACGACTGCCCGATCGACCTCGTCGAGCAGGCCGTCGCGATCACGCCCGGCCTCGAGTCGCCGACCGTCTCGCCGCTGCACAACCGCGAGTGGGCCGCCGTGCGCGCGATGGTGCGCCGCGACCAGACGAACCGCGTGATGGACCAGCTCTACGACCTGGGTGCGCGCGCCATCCTCGTCACGTCGATCCACGCCTGCAGGCTCTAG
- a CDS encoding PH domain-containing protein yields the protein MDLTPFRPRLARLASLGLAGVVVVATVVLVVLMPGLTSLDVASFALFALAIVWFCWRQASVAAVPDENGITVRNLLVTTRLTWAQVVAVRFGDSPWVQLDLADGDTLAVMGIQRADGERAQAEARRLSTLVAARTRTDRDD from the coding sequence GTGGACCTGACCCCGTTCCGGCCCCGGCTCGCGCGGCTCGCGTCGCTGGGGCTCGCGGGTGTCGTGGTGGTCGCCACCGTCGTGCTCGTCGTGCTCATGCCCGGTCTGACGTCGCTCGACGTCGCGAGCTTCGCGCTGTTCGCCCTCGCGATCGTCTGGTTCTGCTGGCGGCAGGCGTCCGTGGCGGCGGTGCCCGACGAGAACGGGATCACGGTCCGCAACCTGCTCGTCACCACGCGGCTGACGTGGGCGCAGGTCGTGGCGGTGCGGTTCGGCGACAGCCCGTGGGTCCAGCTCGACCTCGCGGACGGCGACACGCTCGCGGTCATGGGCATCCAGCGCGCCGACGGCGAGCGTGCGCAGGCCGAGGCGCGCCGGCTGTCGACACTCGTCGCCGCACGGACGCGGACCGACCGGGACGACTGA
- a CDS encoding DUF3866 family protein, whose translation MITWRVGVVEQVGTSWQGATELTVALDQPWADPTLPARVKALAYPALVGEVAAGRRVWLNVSALARGLGTGGYALVIAPADGKPVDPPPTPGHLVKARYTPLQAMVLGVDDQESEHHETMRDADDLAELPVVVADLHSALPAVVAGARLEAERRGRPAPSVAYVMTDGGALPAWFSRAVAGLRDAGWISTCITAGQAFGGDLEAVSVHTALLAARHVAGADLAVVVQGPGNLGTGTRWGFSGVAAGEAVNAAAVLGGRPVASLRVSGADPRERHLGISHHSLTAYGRVALCPADVVVPLLDPSDEVLGPLAERVRHQAASLVEPVGRHRLVEVEAGDELRRALATSPVRLSTMGRGLDQDPAAFLAAGAAGVHATTLL comes from the coding sequence GTGATCACGTGGCGCGTCGGTGTCGTCGAGCAGGTCGGAACGTCGTGGCAGGGGGCCACCGAGCTCACCGTGGCCCTCGACCAACCCTGGGCGGACCCCACCCTGCCCGCCCGGGTCAAGGCGCTCGCCTACCCCGCGCTCGTCGGCGAGGTCGCGGCGGGACGCCGCGTCTGGCTCAACGTGTCCGCACTCGCGCGCGGGCTCGGGACGGGCGGGTACGCCCTGGTCATCGCGCCCGCCGACGGCAAGCCCGTCGACCCGCCGCCCACCCCCGGGCACCTCGTCAAGGCGCGCTACACGCCGCTGCAGGCCATGGTGCTGGGGGTCGACGACCAGGAGTCCGAGCACCACGAGACCATGCGCGACGCCGACGACCTCGCGGAGCTCCCCGTCGTCGTCGCCGACCTGCACTCCGCGCTGCCGGCGGTCGTCGCGGGCGCGCGGCTCGAGGCCGAGCGGCGCGGTCGGCCGGCACCGAGCGTCGCGTACGTCATGACCGACGGAGGCGCGCTGCCCGCCTGGTTCTCGCGCGCCGTCGCGGGCCTGCGCGACGCGGGGTGGATCTCGACGTGCATCACGGCCGGGCAGGCCTTCGGGGGCGACCTCGAGGCCGTCTCGGTGCACACCGCGCTGCTGGCCGCGCGGCACGTGGCGGGTGCGGACCTCGCGGTCGTCGTGCAGGGCCCCGGCAACCTCGGGACCGGCACGCGCTGGGGCTTCTCCGGCGTCGCCGCGGGCGAGGCGGTCAACGCCGCCGCGGTGCTCGGTGGGCGGCCCGTCGCGTCGCTGCGCGTCTCGGGCGCCGACCCGCGCGAGCGGCACCTCGGGATCTCGCACCACTCGCTGACCGCGTACGGCCGTGTCGCGCTGTGCCCCGCGGACGTCGTCGTGCCGCTGCTCGACCCGTCCGACGAGGTGCTCGGGCCGCTCGCGGAGCGCGTGCGCCACCAGGCCGCCTCGCTCGTCGAGCCCGTCGGGCGGCACCGCCTGGTCGAGGTCGAGGCGGGCGACGAGCTGCGCCGTGCGCTCGCCACGTCACCCGTGCGCCTGTCGACCATGGGCCGCGGCCTGGACCAGGACCCCGCGGCGTTCCTCGCGGCAGGCGCCGCGGGCGTGCACGCGACGACGCTGCTGTGA
- a CDS encoding helix-turn-helix transcriptional regulator, which yields MPSPIDPAERLLNLLIALVNSRGRMTKEQVRASVAGYADAPSDDAFERMFERDKDTLRELGIPLVTVTDAGHGDDIGYRIDLDAYALPPIDLTAAELGVLTLAAQTWQDRTMRGDTSRALTKLRAVGQGPGATDLVAGLAPRVRSGGSVFAPLLDAAQARQLVRLTYRAASTGEVRERRVEPWQLVARRGGWVLVGWDQDREAPRSFRLSRIEGSIRALGEPGAFPPPDPEVVDRALAAWRAGPPRVATLAVLPERAEATRVRAVAPPADAEDRVTDALVAPLLAGRDVVHVEYRNAWELAEELVGYGDAVLVIDPPEVRGHVLSLLRRAAALASQADEAGGDGRVQDDVQDLAVADGASEVRRG from the coding sequence ATGCCCAGTCCGATCGACCCCGCCGAGCGCCTGCTCAACCTCCTCATCGCCCTCGTGAACTCGCGCGGACGTATGACCAAGGAGCAGGTGCGTGCCTCCGTCGCCGGCTACGCCGACGCGCCGTCCGACGACGCCTTCGAGCGGATGTTCGAGCGCGACAAGGACACGCTGCGCGAGCTCGGCATCCCGCTCGTGACGGTCACCGACGCGGGGCACGGCGACGACATCGGCTACCGGATCGACCTCGACGCGTACGCGCTGCCGCCGATCGACCTCACGGCCGCCGAGCTCGGCGTGCTCACCCTCGCCGCGCAGACGTGGCAGGACCGCACGATGCGCGGCGACACGTCGCGCGCCCTGACCAAGCTGCGCGCGGTGGGGCAGGGGCCCGGTGCGACCGACCTCGTCGCGGGCCTCGCGCCGCGCGTGCGGTCGGGCGGGAGCGTGTTCGCGCCGCTGCTGGACGCCGCGCAGGCGCGCCAGCTCGTGCGGCTCACGTACCGCGCGGCGAGCACGGGCGAGGTGCGCGAGCGTCGCGTCGAGCCGTGGCAGCTCGTCGCGCGCCGTGGCGGCTGGGTGCTCGTCGGCTGGGACCAGGACCGGGAGGCGCCGCGCTCGTTCCGGCTGAGCCGCATCGAGGGCTCGATCCGTGCGCTCGGCGAGCCCGGGGCGTTCCCGCCGCCCGACCCCGAGGTCGTCGACCGGGCGCTCGCCGCGTGGCGCGCGGGCCCGCCGCGCGTCGCGACGCTCGCCGTCCTCCCCGAGCGCGCGGAGGCGACGCGCGTGCGTGCCGTCGCGCCGCCCGCCGACGCCGAGGACCGGGTGACCGACGCGCTCGTCGCACCCCTGCTGGCGGGCCGCGACGTCGTGCACGTCGAGTACCGCAACGCCTGGGAGCTGGCGGAGGAGCTCGTCGGGTACGGCGACGCGGTGCTCGTCATCGACCCGCCCGAGGTGCGCGGGCACGTGCTCAGCCTGCTGCGCCGCGCGGCCGCGCTCGCGTCGCAGGCCGACGAGGCCGGTGGGGACGGGCGGGTGCAGGACGACGTGCAGGACCTCGCGGTGGCCGACGGCGCGTCGGAGGTGCGTCGTGGCTGA
- a CDS encoding helix-turn-helix transcriptional regulator has product MAERASDRVVRLLGMIAFLDRHEGASVEELAHQFGVSTQQVMADVDTLWVSGTPGYLPYDLIDFDFSSYERGVVRLTESRGMTRPLRLSAREGVALVAALRALDAGLGGALDDERAQVVRSALAKLTAAVGDAAGTVDVSLTLAAAPAVASALATALREGRRLHVRYVNAADVASERDVDPIRLVTDTDRSYLLGWCYAVEGERLFRVDRILSARVLDVPAEHHPVPPGGGEFVPGDDGALVTLHLTSHGRWVAESTPVQEVRNLPDGSFEIDLRIVSPAWLRHLVLQAADDVLDVRPASVAAEVARVARAALAAYGPLADLPAPVGDQGHEGGA; this is encoded by the coding sequence GTGGCTGAGCGCGCGAGCGACCGCGTCGTGCGGCTGCTGGGCATGATCGCGTTCCTCGACCGGCACGAGGGTGCCTCGGTCGAGGAGCTCGCGCACCAGTTCGGCGTCTCGACGCAGCAGGTCATGGCCGACGTCGACACGCTCTGGGTCAGCGGGACGCCCGGCTACCTGCCCTACGACCTCATCGACTTCGACTTCTCGTCGTACGAGCGCGGCGTCGTGCGGCTCACCGAGTCGCGTGGCATGACCCGCCCGCTGCGGCTGTCCGCCCGCGAGGGCGTCGCGCTCGTCGCGGCGCTGCGTGCTCTCGACGCCGGGCTGGGCGGCGCTCTCGACGACGAGCGCGCGCAGGTCGTGCGCTCGGCGCTCGCCAAGCTGACCGCCGCAGTGGGTGACGCGGCCGGCACCGTGGACGTGTCGCTCACGCTCGCCGCCGCGCCCGCGGTGGCGTCCGCGCTCGCGACCGCGCTGCGGGAGGGCCGTCGCCTGCACGTGCGCTACGTCAACGCGGCCGACGTGGCCTCGGAGCGCGACGTCGACCCGATCCGGCTCGTGACGGACACCGACCGCTCCTACCTGCTCGGCTGGTGCTACGCGGTGGAGGGCGAGCGGCTGTTCCGCGTCGACCGGATCCTGTCCGCGCGTGTGCTGGACGTGCCCGCCGAGCACCACCCCGTGCCCCCGGGCGGGGGAGAGTTCGTCCCCGGCGACGACGGCGCGCTCGTGACGCTGCACCTGACGAGCCACGGCCGGTGGGTCGCGGAGAGCACGCCCGTGCAGGAGGTGCGCAACCTGCCCGACGGGTCGTTCGAGATCGACCTGCGCATCGTCAGCCCGGCCTGGCTGCGCCACCTGGTGCTGCAGGCCGCCGACGACGTGCTCGACGTGCGGCCCGCGTCGGTCGCCGCCGAGGTGGCGCGCGTCGCGCGTGCCGCGCTCGCCGCGTACGGCCCGCTCGCGGACCTGCCCGCTCCGGTCGGGGACCAGGGCCACGAGGGCGGTGCCTGA
- the tatA gene encoding Sec-independent protein translocase subunit TatA produces MGRNALQGWHIVVLVVVILLLFGAKRLPDLAKSVGQSMKIFKREVKDLTTDAPAPAPPASSSTAPAAPPVTPPEPPVAQPPTTPGPAAPTPQDQPGESGPSTSA; encoded by the coding sequence ATGGGTAGGAATGCACTGCAGGGCTGGCACATCGTCGTCCTGGTCGTGGTGATCCTGCTCCTGTTCGGAGCCAAGCGGCTGCCCGACCTGGCCAAGAGCGTCGGCCAGTCGATGAAGATCTTCAAGCGTGAGGTCAAGGACCTCACCACGGACGCGCCGGCGCCCGCGCCGCCCGCCTCGTCGTCGACCGCGCCCGCCGCGCCGCCCGTGACGCCGCCGGAGCCGCCCGTCGCGCAGCCGCCCACGACGCCCGGGCCGGCCGCCCCCACGCCGCAGGACCAGCCGGGCGAGAGCGGCCCGAGCACGTCCGCCTGA
- the tatC gene encoding twin-arginine translocase subunit TatC, with protein MPLRQHLLELRRRLFFAALGLVVGAVAGWFLYDPVLDLLQQPLRDVAQERDSIVALNFAGVATSFDMKIKVSLFLGVFVSSPWWLYQLWAFVTPGLTRKERHYAVGFLAAAVPLFLAGAALAFWALPTAVRVLTEFTPDEATNLIDAQTYLSFVMRLLLAFGLAFLLPVLMVAMNFAGIGRAATWRRGWRWAVVVAFTFAAVMTPTPDALTMIAVALPICGLYFVALGVCTLHDRRVDRRRADQGLPTLDGTLPSEPEPRA; from the coding sequence ATGCCGCTGCGCCAGCACCTGCTGGAGCTGCGCCGACGCCTGTTCTTCGCCGCGCTCGGCCTCGTGGTCGGCGCGGTGGCGGGCTGGTTCCTCTACGACCCCGTGCTCGACCTGCTCCAGCAGCCGCTGCGTGACGTCGCGCAGGAGCGGGACTCGATCGTCGCGCTGAACTTCGCGGGCGTCGCGACGTCGTTCGACATGAAGATCAAGGTCTCGCTGTTCCTCGGGGTGTTCGTCTCGAGCCCGTGGTGGCTGTACCAGCTGTGGGCGTTCGTCACCCCGGGGCTCACGCGCAAGGAGCGGCACTACGCCGTCGGCTTCCTCGCCGCGGCCGTCCCGCTGTTCCTCGCCGGCGCCGCGCTCGCGTTCTGGGCGCTGCCGACCGCGGTGCGGGTCCTGACGGAGTTCACGCCCGACGAGGCCACGAACCTCATCGACGCGCAGACGTACCTCAGCTTCGTCATGCGGCTGCTGCTCGCGTTCGGGCTCGCCTTCCTGCTGCCCGTGCTCATGGTCGCGATGAACTTCGCCGGCATCGGCCGCGCCGCGACCTGGCGGCGCGGGTGGCGATGGGCCGTGGTCGTCGCGTTCACGTTCGCCGCCGTCATGACCCCCACGCCCGACGCGCTGACGATGATCGCGGTCGCGCTGCCCATCTGCGGCCTGTACTTCGTCGCGCTCGGCGTGTGCACGCTGCACGACCGGCGCGTCGACCGCCGGCGCGCGGACCAGGGCCTGCCGACGCTCGACGGGACGCTCCCGTCGGAGCCGGAGCCGCGCGCGTGA